In the Malassezia vespertilionis chromosome 1, complete sequence genome, one interval contains:
- a CDS encoding uncharacterized protein (TransMembrane:1 (o20-46i)) — translation MPSTDPTKNVSDSGGTNTGAIVGGVVGGVVGALALVALGFLALWWYRRRNGQRAAEMAQSQSSYGPDSHSPVSYLPGQNSGFDPSPSGGLGGGATQFATNRSAAPAAAAAGAGAVAGTAGLAGAGAGVAAARRHAPAPTPASAAAPAPAPAAPAAPAAPAPAAAPAPSRQRTASPISESFSGNGLAASADEYAGAQPPARNMLQRRAAPAGHGRDPQVQDAREVFYDSHVDDWPNTYMDGWNADQSPYAAAGVGHTYEDEPPPPMAFHMRPGQIVPSSAMGVSPVSAFTQNYIPSNTNGRVSRSARLPRDA, via the coding sequence ATGCCCTCGACTGATCCTACGAAGAATGTCAGCGACTCGGGCGGCACCAACACGGGCGCGATTGTTGGTGGTGTCGTCGGTGGTGTCGTCGGTGCCCTTGCGCTGGTCGCTCTTGGATTTTTGGCATTGTGGTGGTATCGTCGCAGGAACGGCCAACGGGCGGCCGAGATGGCGCAGAGTCAGTCTTCCTACGGCCCTGATAGCCACAGCCCAGTTTCGTATCTGCCTGGGCAGAACTCGGGCTTTGATCCGTCGCCTTCGGGTGGCTtaggcggcggcgcaacgcaGTTTGCTACCAACCGCTCTGCCGCTcccgcagcagctgcggccggcgccggcgcggtCGCAGGCACTGCGGGGCTTGCTGGTGCCGGTGCgggcgtcgctgctgcgcgtcgtCATGCACCAGCACCAACACCAGCAtccgcagcagcaccagcaccagcaccagcagcaccagcagcaccagcagcaccagcaccagcagcagcaccagcaccgtCACGGCAGCGTACGGCGTCGCCAATCTCCGAGTCGTTCAGTGGCAATGGACTTGCAGCATCGGCTGACGAATAtgctggcgcgcagccACCCGCAAGAAACATGTTgcaacgtcgcgccgccccTGCAGGCCACGGCCGCGACCCTCAAGTCCAGGATGCACGAGAGGTATTTTACGATTCACATGTGGACGACTGGCCTAACACGTACATGGATGGCTGGAATGCCGATCAGAGCCCGTACGCTGCCGCAGGTGTTGGCCACACATATGAGGACGAGCCTCCGCCCCCCATGGCATTCCACATGCGCCCGGGCCAGATTGTGCCTTCTTCCGCGATGGGCGTATCGCCTGTGAGCGCATTTACGCAAAATTACATCCCATCCAATACGAATGGACGGGTCTCGCGCTcagcgcgcttgccgcgcgatgcgtaG
- a CDS encoding uncharacterized protein (TransMembrane:1 (i39-61o)): MSLLLELELVRVLELLVLVDDRKSVEDCELSPAKADEEVLMLVDVLVLLVLESLVSVSVSVSVSDVPVDNSALVVMVLSVL; encoded by the exons ATGAGTCTTC TGCTGGAGCTGGAGCTGGTACGCGTGCTGGAGCTGCTTGTCCTCGTCGACGATCGTAAAAGCGTCGAAGACTGTGAGCTTAGTCCAGCAAAAGCAGATGAAGAGGTACTTATGCTAGTAGATGTGCTCGTGCTACTAGTGCTCGAATCGCTCGTTTCCGTTTCCGTGTCCGTGTCCGTGAGTGATGTCCCTGTAGACAACAGTGCATTGGTTGTGATGGTGCTCAGTGTCCTGTAA